The Bacillus sp. FJAT-27916 genomic interval TCTTCAGGACGGCTTCTAGTCACATAGGTCCCCGCGACCCAATCATGCAGACTACGTTTGTCTTTTCGGATGCCGACCATCAGCCCAGATACCAAAATGAGGCCAAAGAGGCTAAAGGTCCCGATATCTAAGGCAATAGAAGCCGCATTTAATCCTTCTATTTGATGAACCTCACTTGTTCGTTCATCCACCAGCCTATTCCCGGCATCTGACTCCAGCCAAACAGTCTCATCAGACAAAAACAACTCGACATTCTGCTGGCCTAATATAGCGTAACAGACGATAAGAGCAATCAATAATGGCGAAAGATATAACAACCCGCCAAGAATATTTCTCCTCATCATATTCCAAAAACCCACATTTCTTCCGTCCGTGCGGATAATTCGAATACCTAGAGCTCGT includes:
- a CDS encoding RDD family protein, yielding MNQPAGFWIRFGAALLDGLLFLVLGFLCFILFSESAATKLINSLFDAYRFLLPALWYGYTVGKRALGIRIIRTDGRNVGFWNMMRRNILGGLLYLSPLLIALIVCYAILGQQNVELFLSDETVWLESDAGNRLVDERTSEVHQIEGLNAASIALDIGTFSLFGLILVSGLMVGIRKDKRSLHDWVAGTYVTRSRPEDHDRLFPHEEEAVPVDKVNI